The following are encoded together in the Lathyrus oleraceus cultivar Zhongwan6 chromosome 3, CAAS_Psat_ZW6_1.0, whole genome shotgun sequence genome:
- the LOC127131676 gene encoding uncharacterized protein LOC127131676, which yields MAYLVDLSPPLANLHDVFHVSQLRRYISDPSHVIQVDDVQVGDNLIVDVSPVWIEDWDMKQMYGKEIALVKVFCGRPTDRSITWEREKQLRESYLNLFSSAGCWRSMYPEDSIIEPNMRIEKVTGKKEYKIIKFGPSW from the exons ATGGCCTATCTAGTTGATTTGTCACCGCCgcttgctaatcttcatgatgtgtttcatgtatctcagttgaggagatatATTTCGGATCCATCTCATGTGATCCAGGTGGATGATGTGCAGGTCGGAGATAATCTGATTGTTGATGTATCACCCGTGTGGATAGAGGATTGGGATATGAAGCAGATGTAtggtaaagagattgccttagtgaaggtatTTTGTGGTAGACCAACTGATAGGAGTATTACTTGGGAGCGTGAGAAGCAGCTGAGGGAGTCGTATCTGAATCTATTTTCCTCAG cCGGGTGTTGGCGGAGTATGTATCC cGAAGATAGTATAATTGAGCCGAATATGAGAATTGAGAAAGTTACTGGGAAGAAGGAATATAAGATAATTAAGTTTGGGCCAAGTTGGTGA